The Halogeometricum borinquense DSM 11551 region GTGGGGAACTGTGGCATTGTCTGGCTGTTTACTGCTTCGAGCGTGTTCCTCCCAATCTCGTTCTTTCGTCCGTTTACTGATGTACGCTTTATTTGTTGGTGTGTTCTACAGTCTCGTATGAGGAACATTTATGCCGATTCGAGCGGATGAACTGAAACGATGCGACCGATCAAGACACGCGAAGCGCCCGCTGCAGTCGGGGCGTACAGTCAGGCGACGACGAACGGGAATCTTCTGTTCACCTCGGGACAAATCCCGATGACACCGGATGGGGAACTGCTTTCGGATGCGAGTGTCGCCGAACAGACTGTACAAGTTCTCGACAACGTTGCGTCGATACTTGACTCCGAGGGGCTGACGATGGGCGATGTGCTCAAAATGACGGTGTACCTCGGTGATATCGAGAACTTCGACGAGATGAACGAACAGTACAGCGAATACTTCGAGGACGCCCCACCTGCACGAAGCGCCGTTGAGGTTGCTAACCTTCCGAAGGGAGTCGATATCGAGATCGAGGCTATCGCAACTCTCTGAGGCACTGAAATTCCAACCAGCAGCGATGCGTTTTTCTCTTTAATAGTAGTCTGGATGCTTTCGGGTCGGAAGTCGTGACATCTTCTTCGTACGCTGTTGTAGCGCTAGCGCTTCCAGAGCGGCTTGATGGCCTGTATTCGGATACTGACTAGCTACCGGATTGATTTTGTCGCGTTGATCCATACTTTCCCACACTGGGAAACACCACGATCCACCTCTAGTCGGCGTAGCCTTGTGTCTCTGTGATTCTGTGACCGTGGCGTAGAAATACAGGGTGACTAGATCGTCTATCACGTATTCCTGCCTCGAACAACGTCTATTCATTACAAGATTAGGCGTGTAATTCTGGCTATCGCCGGTCGTCTACTCATGTCCGCTTCCGACTATCAACGTGGTTTCGTACGTATCGAGGGTCGCTTAACGAGCAACTCAGCTGAAGCTCTCGGAGTCGGCAGTATCAATTCAATCGCCGGTGAGGGGGTCTCCGAAGCGTCGCGTGAATACGCGCTTGTTACAGTTAGTTTCTTAGTTTCCCAGGAGCCGAAATGATACGGACGGCGGTGTCTCGTTGAAAGGTTTCTTCTTATGATTCTTTTTCATTCGTGGAATTCTCCCAGATTAGGAGCAAGTAGATCTTTCCACCGTTATAAATGCTCTAGATACAGATAGAAAAAGCGAACTAATATAGAACACGCAAATACACGCTCAAAATTTGTATATATGAGTCCAGATTGGAAAATATATGGCTGAATATTGTTGGTAAACGGCACGATTACAGTTTTAAGATATAGATATTGCTCGTGTATCTGTGGTTGGTATTCCGGAATATGTTTGCCTTGACCAGAGACCTTGCACTTCAAAAGGTCTCAACTACGGTACGGCGATTCCCATCTTGTGCGTCGGAGATTGAAGATATATTCACCGGTTTTCGTGACGCTAGCTCACGCGAACCCGACGCTGAATCTCGGGATAAAAATCCTCTTAGAACCAGTAGAGCGCTGCATTTGGCTCTCGTAATCGGTGAGACGCGTACATACCTCGGGCAGAAATAGCATCGATACTATACCACATGGTTGTTGGTGCTATTGTCTGTGGCAAGTGGTCACAATGAACACTGTTGAACGATGGAAACAAGAACAACATCCGCTCGATGTTATCGAGAACGTCTACGAGTACGCTGAGGGAGATTTTTCTTTCGAGGAGATTGAGGCACAAGCAGGCGACGGCGAGTGGGAGCGTCTGAAATGGGCCGGAATGTACGCCCACGGACGCCAGGACGACTACTTCATGCTTCGGACCAAAGTTCCCGGGGGATTTCTCACGCCTGAACAGGCTGAAGCCATCGGTACGGTTGCCGACGAGTACGCTACCGCTCCCGAGGAGCACGGTGGCGAGGCACAAAACGCAATCTGGGGTGACGCATTCTTGGATCTCACCACCCGTCAGGACGTCCAGATGCACTGGATCGCGGTCACCGACATACCCGCGATCTGGGACACGTACGAAGCAGTTGGCTTGACCACGATTCAGGGCTGTGGTGACTCCGCACGCAACGTCCTCGGCTGTCCGGCGGCCGGTCTTGACGATCACGAATGCTTCGATGCTCAGCCAGTTATCGATGCTGTCTCGGACTTTTTCACCAATAATCGGGAGTACGCCAACCTCCCGCGGAAGTTCAAGATGACCATAACCGGGTGTCAGGAGGACTGCGCCCAGTCCCAGATCAACGACGTCGGTCTGGTCCCGGCTCGAAAGCATGTTGACGGCGAGGATATCTACGGCTTCCATGCCCGCGTCGGTGGTGGTCTCTCAGATGGTCCGCGGATGGCCTCGAATATCGATGTCTTCATCCGACCCGAAGACGCCGTGGAGTTCTGTCGTGCGGTCGCTCAGACGTTTAAAGAACTGGGTGATCGAACCAACC contains the following coding sequences:
- a CDS encoding Rid family detoxifying hydrolase; the protein is MRPIKTREAPAAVGAYSQATTNGNLLFTSGQIPMTPDGELLSDASVAEQTVQVLDNVASILDSEGLTMGDVLKMTVYLGDIENFDEMNEQYSEYFEDAPPARSAVEVANLPKGVDIEIEAIATL